One genomic segment of Thiothrix subterranea includes these proteins:
- a CDS encoding molecular chaperone DnaJ, which translates to MTSQNTRIIRIAGKTPQIRLSPTQKKFNALLKKIGTQKKRLVAWQTVLPQYRQEIAGELYPLQKEFAGQQAEMAAVLDKAFLTHKFTRNQQEKISHLICTLCQAAIAHGHEDLKLLYNRYSGGNFDAETEEENQMMQEMIKSMLEQEFGIALDDGEFDLSNPQATAERLAEKVQEQQEQAEAARPKRKKTTKQLAAAVREQEEEAHASKSIQAVYRQLVSALHPDREQDIQERERKTELMQKVTVAYGNKDLLQLLELQMAVEQINQININNIAEDRLKHYNKVLQSQLQELEDETMMLEVQLRGMAGLSPHAPLTPEHLFGLLHEDIGTLEMEIQRIRHDLHLFQNVKLLKQWINQYRIPQPDPFFDLHGW; encoded by the coding sequence ATGACATCCCAGAATACCCGCATTATCCGCATTGCAGGCAAAACCCCGCAAATTCGCCTGTCCCCGACACAAAAAAAGTTCAATGCCTTGCTCAAGAAAATCGGCACGCAGAAAAAGCGCTTGGTCGCATGGCAAACGGTACTGCCGCAATACCGTCAAGAAATTGCCGGGGAACTGTATCCCCTACAAAAAGAATTTGCCGGGCAACAGGCAGAAATGGCGGCAGTACTGGACAAGGCATTCCTGACACACAAATTTACCCGCAACCAACAGGAGAAAATCAGTCATCTGATTTGTACCCTCTGCCAAGCAGCCATAGCCCACGGGCATGAAGACCTGAAACTGCTCTATAACCGCTACAGTGGCGGTAACTTTGATGCCGAAACAGAAGAAGAAAACCAGATGATGCAGGAGATGATAAAATCCATGCTGGAGCAGGAATTCGGCATAGCACTCGATGATGGTGAATTCGACTTATCCAACCCACAAGCCACCGCCGAACGATTAGCCGAGAAAGTACAGGAGCAACAGGAACAAGCAGAAGCAGCCCGTCCCAAACGCAAAAAAACCACCAAACAACTGGCAGCAGCAGTGCGGGAACAAGAAGAGGAAGCCCATGCCAGCAAATCCATTCAAGCTGTCTACCGGCAATTGGTAAGTGCTTTGCACCCTGACAGGGAGCAAGACATTCAGGAACGTGAGCGCAAAACTGAACTGATGCAGAAGGTGACGGTAGCCTACGGCAACAAGGATTTACTGCAATTGCTGGAACTGCAAATGGCGGTAGAACAAATCAACCAGATAAACATCAACAACATCGCAGAAGACCGCCTAAAGCATTATAACAAGGTACTGCAAAGCCAATTGCAGGAACTCGAAGATGAAACCATGATGCTGGAAGTACAGCTTAGGGGCATGGCGGGGCTATCCCCCCATGCCCCCCTGACACCTGAACACCTGTTTGGGCTACTGCATGAAGACATCGGTACGCTGGAGATGGAAATACAACGTATCCGCCATGACCTGCACCTGTTCCAAAACGTGAAATTACTCAAGCAATGGATCAACCAGTACCGTATCCCACAGCCTGACCCGTTTTTTGACCTGCACGGATGGTAG
- a CDS encoding DEAD/DEAH box helicase: MELKKYQETVIENLNTFLATLEQHPDLRVAFREYWAEQGATGMPAYQNNVKGVPHVCVKVPTAGGKTFIAVNALAPIFGAIQRVDPQRPQLVVWLVPSLTILEQTYRQLDDPQHPYRQRLNRLFNGRVAVYQKQDLLTAANFSADTTRGQLSIVVMSFDSFRARNKDDRKIYQENGYLANFLQATWNDADCLLPEHAPDSLINVLRQLRPLVVVDESHNAESALSVEMLGNLNPAFILDLTATPRKNSNIISYVDAMQLKKQHMVKLPVIVSNQPNKNRVIESAIKMRRELEHLAIQQEKDGGKYIRPIVLFQAQPRTADDNTTFEKLRDDLLALKIPREQIKIKTAQINELKDTDLLSRDCPVRYIITVNALKEGWDCPFAYILASLADKSAPVDVEQILGRVLRMPYVQTHTHDLLNLSYVFTASSRFMDTLQNIVKALNRAGFSQRDFRTAEPKQPEPAPSLNLTGGTLPLNLNPPAPDNTQPNTTDDDGDSIDPGKINVGVITRTGNTETPDSSDDTPPNDPLLDDLKAQAEQANRDYEAEADKDPDPVPEEQEKHMNRQKMQERWQEQASKLQLPQFFIRVPTGGFFSEEEALQRFERRELLKEFRLSQQETAINFEAVDEQIYRIDLKNVGKDDNPDYQATYLKIDQRKRATLYEMILKNPIASQKRDLSGLLAKGIGNLYPITEPEIKNYIRRIVDDFTQEQIVDALEHDATYMRKIREKVDELSDRHINKAFYRELELERIFLQPSYTLPNSITPKQNAPHIPKSLYQHEENIGPFEQTMINNIANLDNVLWWHKNPSRKGFCINGSRNHYPDFIIQMASGRVVVLETKGDDRDNSDSAAKLKLGKAWEKEAGREFRYMMVFNNNVIEGADNLADALKLLEGF, from the coding sequence ATGGAACTGAAAAAGTACCAAGAAACGGTCATTGAGAACCTCAACACCTTTCTGGCAACGCTGGAACAACACCCGGATTTGAGAGTTGCCTTCCGCGAATACTGGGCAGAGCAGGGCGCAACCGGAATGCCTGCTTATCAGAACAACGTCAAGGGTGTGCCGCACGTTTGCGTTAAAGTCCCCACGGCTGGCGGCAAAACCTTTATTGCGGTGAATGCGCTTGCCCCCATCTTTGGCGCAATCCAACGGGTTGACCCACAACGCCCACAATTGGTTGTCTGGCTCGTGCCATCACTCACCATCTTGGAGCAAACCTACCGCCAACTGGATGACCCACAACACCCCTACCGCCAACGCCTGAATCGGCTATTCAATGGCAGGGTAGCGGTTTACCAAAAACAAGACCTGCTCACTGCCGCCAATTTCTCTGCTGACACCACGCGGGGTCAGCTCTCTATCGTGGTGATGAGCTTCGACAGTTTCCGCGCCCGCAATAAAGACGACCGCAAGATTTACCAAGAAAACGGCTACCTTGCTAACTTCCTGCAAGCCACTTGGAACGATGCGGATTGCCTGCTACCAGAACACGCCCCGGATTCCCTCATCAACGTGCTGCGCCAGTTGCGCCCGTTGGTGGTGGTAGATGAAAGCCACAACGCCGAATCTGCCCTTTCCGTGGAAATGCTGGGCAACCTCAACCCCGCCTTCATCCTCGATCTGACCGCCACACCGCGTAAAAATAGCAATATCATCAGCTACGTGGATGCCATGCAGTTGAAGAAGCAGCACATGGTTAAGTTGCCCGTGATCGTGAGCAACCAGCCCAACAAAAACCGCGTGATCGAAAGTGCTATCAAGATGCGGCGTGAACTGGAACACCTCGCCATCCAGCAAGAAAAAGACGGCGGCAAATACATCCGCCCCATCGTGTTGTTCCAGGCACAACCCCGCACTGCTGACGACAACACCACCTTTGAAAAACTGCGTGATGACCTGTTAGCCCTCAAGATTCCGAGGGAGCAAATCAAAATCAAAACAGCGCAAATCAACGAACTGAAAGACACCGACCTGTTAAGCCGTGATTGCCCGGTGCGCTACATCATCACCGTCAACGCCCTGAAAGAGGGTTGGGATTGTCCGTTTGCCTATATCCTCGCGTCACTGGCTGACAAGTCCGCCCCGGTGGACGTGGAACAAATTTTAGGGCGGGTGTTGAGGATGCCTTATGTCCAAACCCATACCCATGACCTGCTTAATCTGAGTTACGTTTTCACCGCTTCCAGCCGTTTCATGGATACGTTGCAAAACATCGTTAAAGCCCTGAACCGTGCCGGATTCTCACAGCGGGACTTTCGGACAGCAGAACCCAAACAGCCCGAACCTGCGCCATCATTGAACCTGACAGGTGGAACGCTGCCGCTTAACCTTAACCCGCCAGCACCAGACAACACCCAACCCAACACCACCGATGACGACGGGGACAGCATCGACCCCGGCAAAATTAACGTGGGTGTGATAACCCGCACCGGAAACACCGAAACCCCTGATTCCAGCGATGACACCCCGCCCAACGACCCGCTGCTGGACGATCTGAAAGCACAGGCAGAACAGGCTAACCGTGACTACGAGGCGGAAGCCGATAAAGACCCTGATCCCGTACCCGAAGAACAGGAAAAGCACATGAACCGCCAAAAGATGCAAGAACGCTGGCAGGAACAGGCAAGCAAGCTACAGCTCCCCCAATTCTTTATCCGTGTGCCAACGGGGGGATTTTTCAGTGAAGAAGAAGCCTTGCAACGCTTTGAACGGCGCGAACTGCTGAAAGAATTCCGCTTGTCCCAACAAGAAACCGCCATCAACTTTGAAGCCGTGGACGAGCAGATTTACCGCATTGACCTTAAAAATGTTGGCAAAGATGACAACCCCGACTATCAGGCGACTTACCTGAAAATCGACCAGAGGAAACGGGCGACCCTTTATGAAATGATCCTGAAAAACCCGATTGCCTCCCAAAAACGGGATTTAAGCGGTCTGTTGGCGAAGGGCATTGGCAACCTCTACCCGATCACTGAACCGGAGATAAAAAACTACATCCGGCGTATTGTCGATGACTTCACCCAAGAGCAAATCGTGGATGCGCTGGAACATGACGCAACCTATATGCGCAAAATCAGGGAGAAAGTGGACGAACTGTCAGACCGTCACATCAACAAGGCGTTTTACCGGGAACTGGAATTAGAACGCATCTTCCTACAACCCAGTTACACCCTGCCTAACAGCATCACCCCCAAACAAAATGCGCCACACATCCCCAAGAGCCTTTACCAGCACGAGGAGAACATCGGGCCATTTGAACAAACCATGATTAACAACATTGCCAATCTCGATAACGTGTTGTGGTGGCACAAAAACCCATCACGTAAAGGCTTTTGCATCAATGGCAGCCGCAACCATTACCCCGATTTCATCATCCAGATGGCAAGCGGTAGAGTGGTTGTATTGGAAACCAAGGGTGATGACCGCGACAACAGCGATTCAGCCGCAAAACTGAAACTTGGTAAAGCATGGGAAAAAGAAGCAGGGCGCGAATTCCGCTACATGATGGTGTTCAACAATAACGTGATTGAAGGGGCGGACAATCTGGCGGATGCACTGAAACTGCTGGAAGGGTTTTAG
- a CDS encoding site-specific DNA-methyltransferase: MNCIYIDPPYNTGNEGWVYNDAVNDPRIKKWLGQVVGKEGEDLTRHDKWLCMMYPRLKLLHRLLAKDGVIFISIDDNEAANLRLIMDEIFGATNFVANILWQKKYAVANDHKSIAPMHDHIFVFRKTANWERLLLPRTEDKDRQYRLEDTNGIFRTSDYTCNKSADERPNLYYPIMQPNTGEEIWPKRNAVWRYSQERHAQNIQDNLIYWGKEGIGKTPSFKRYRDSLKNAGGVVPQTWWTHEFCGHTDAAKKEIRAIMAEGNGIDDFVTPKPSTLIERILQIATGKDALVLDSFAGSGTTAHAVLKLNAQDGGNRRFILCEMMDYAETITAERVRRVMAGYGEGNKATAGLGGAFSYYTVGEPLFLPDDNLNEAVGVQVIRDYVAYTENIPQESRTTTDNPVSPYLLGQTPDAAWLFHYEPDRATLLDMDFLGSLQFGGKRPALVVVYADACLLSPEFLQRHGLVFKKIPRDITRL, from the coding sequence GTGAACTGCATCTACATTGACCCGCCGTACAACACGGGCAACGAAGGTTGGGTCTACAACGATGCAGTGAACGATCCGCGCATCAAGAAATGGCTGGGGCAAGTGGTCGGCAAAGAAGGCGAAGACCTCACCCGCCATGACAAGTGGCTGTGTATGATGTACCCGCGCCTAAAACTCCTTCACCGCCTGCTTGCTAAAGACGGCGTGATTTTCATCTCCATCGACGACAACGAAGCCGCTAATTTGCGCCTAATCATGGATGAGATTTTCGGCGCAACTAATTTCGTTGCAAATATTCTTTGGCAGAAAAAATATGCTGTTGCCAACGACCACAAAAGTATTGCACCAATGCACGACCATATTTTTGTTTTCAGAAAGACAGCTAATTGGGAACGCTTGCTACTTCCAAGAACTGAAGACAAAGATCGACAGTATCGACTTGAGGATACAAATGGTATTTTTAGAACAAGTGATTACACTTGCAACAAATCTGCCGATGAGCGTCCAAACCTCTATTACCCGATTATGCAACCAAATACAGGTGAGGAAATCTGGCCTAAACGCAACGCAGTTTGGCGTTATTCACAGGAAAGACATGCTCAAAATATTCAGGATAATCTTATTTATTGGGGAAAAGAGGGAATAGGTAAAACGCCATCATTCAAACGTTATCGTGACTCGTTAAAAAATGCAGGTGGTGTAGTTCCTCAAACATGGTGGACGCATGAGTTTTGTGGGCATACCGATGCAGCAAAAAAAGAAATTCGTGCAATCATGGCGGAAGGCAATGGAATAGATGACTTTGTTACCCCGAAGCCAAGCACTTTAATTGAACGGATATTGCAGATTGCGACGGGGAAAGATGCGCTGGTGCTGGACTCCTTCGCGGGGAGTGGCACAACTGCCCATGCAGTGTTGAAACTCAACGCCCAAGACGGTGGCAACCGCCGCTTTATCCTTTGTGAAATGATGGACTACGCCGAAACCATCACCGCCGAGCGTGTGCGCCGTGTCATGGCAGGTTACGGGGAAGGCAACAAGGCAACCGCAGGGCTAGGCGGTGCTTTCAGCTACTACACCGTAGGCGAACCGCTCTTCCTGCCCGATGACAACCTCAATGAAGCCGTCGGGGTACAAGTGATCCGCGACTACGTAGCGTATACCGAAAACATCCCCCAAGAATCACGCACCACCACGGATAACCCCGTTTCACCCTACCTACTGGGGCAAACGCCGGATGCTGCATGGCTATTCCACTACGAACCCGACCGCGCCACGCTGCTAGACATGGATTTTCTGGGAAGCCTCCAATTTGGCGGCAAACGTCCCGCGCTGGTGGTGGTGTATGCCGATGCCTGCCTGTTGTCACCAGAATTCCTGCAACGTCACGGGCTGGTATTCAAAAAAATTCCGCGTGACATCACACGCTTGTAA
- a CDS encoding ParB/RepB/Spo0J family partition protein, with product MALGNLKNLASLAQAAKIPLSGKQVLKLNLDEVKSKPDQVRKSFTGIQELADSLLQEGQIQPIIVSPRGDDGLYEIQKGERRWRACRDAGLQTVEAIVNEGDLSDLDATAGELIENIQRDDLTPLEIAAALQRFVDGGWKQKDIAKRIGKTVPFVSSHLSLLKLPDTVLTLYQQNVTQDPETLNNLRLLFDLNPQRCEQLCSTALTDGISRLYSREALNAVKKPKEELTSETLKPKQDKVQDEIPTVIPVETNTPEAHPTSADIALTTVTQVETNTPEPTEWRPAKSSQLRFVVSVALDGEVIKGHLLTDRVDQDTSHVWVELHDQQIIRIPANQLKLEKVTLR from the coding sequence ATGGCATTGGGTAACCTGAAGAACCTGGCCAGCCTGGCACAGGCCGCAAAAATCCCGCTAAGCGGGAAGCAAGTGCTGAAGCTCAACCTGGATGAGGTAAAATCCAAACCCGACCAGGTACGGAAATCGTTTACCGGCATTCAGGAATTGGCAGATTCCCTGTTACAAGAAGGACAGATACAACCCATTATCGTTTCTCCGCGAGGGGATGACGGATTGTACGAAATTCAGAAAGGTGAACGGCGCTGGCGTGCCTGCCGGGACGCAGGGCTTCAAACGGTGGAAGCCATTGTCAATGAGGGTGATCTGTCCGATCTCGATGCAACAGCCGGGGAACTGATTGAAAATATCCAACGTGACGACCTGACCCCGCTGGAGATTGCCGCAGCACTACAGCGGTTTGTTGATGGGGGCTGGAAACAAAAGGATATTGCTAAACGCATTGGCAAAACAGTCCCCTTTGTTTCTTCCCATCTGAGCCTGCTAAAACTGCCGGACACCGTGCTGACACTTTACCAACAAAATGTAACCCAAGACCCAGAAACGCTGAACAACCTGCGCCTGTTGTTTGACCTTAACCCCCAACGTTGCGAACAGCTTTGTTCAACAGCATTGACCGATGGCATCAGCCGCCTATACAGCCGTGAAGCTCTCAATGCAGTGAAGAAACCTAAAGAAGAATTGACCAGCGAAACCCTAAAACCAAAGCAAGACAAAGTACAAGATGAAATACCTACGGTTATCCCGGTAGAAACGAATACCCCAGAAGCACACCCAACATCGGCAGACATTGCGTTAACTACAGTTACCCAGGTAGAAACTAACACCCCAGAACCTACCGAATGGCGACCTGCCAAATCTTCCCAACTGCGCTTTGTGGTATCAGTCGCATTGGATGGGGAGGTCATTAAAGGGCATCTTCTCACCGATAGGGTTGACCAAGATACGTCCCATGTTTGGGTTGAGCTTCACGACCAACAAATCATCAGGATACCGGCTAATCAGTTAAAGCTTGAAAAAGTCACCCTACGCTGA
- a CDS encoding ParA family protein translates to MTKIISFANQKGGVGKSTLCIQMAFYLMERGHRVLVIDMDGQGNTSSRLARREGEDEAEYYGTKTSELFAPKLKNIKVMHCPYGMDLIHTPKNDPDLFEMEAIPLDQAINPRRNVFPLFPNYDYVLLDCPPSLGRKLVAALAMSTHVACPVQLSGFAVDGVEGLLNTIISVKNTLNPSIEILGIIINNMNSRSMTHLKALKQLQAEIPDLIFKHGIASRAPLDNATNLGIPVWKIRSGAASEAAREVKAVLNEILLRAN, encoded by the coding sequence ATGACCAAGATAATCAGTTTCGCCAACCAGAAGGGCGGTGTCGGCAAAAGTACACTCTGTATCCAGATGGCTTTTTACCTTATGGAACGTGGGCATCGTGTTCTGGTAATTGATATGGACGGGCAAGGTAATACCTCTTCCCGGCTAGCCCGACGGGAAGGAGAGGATGAAGCCGAATACTACGGCACAAAAACCAGTGAACTGTTTGCCCCCAAACTAAAAAACATCAAGGTGATGCACTGCCCTTACGGAATGGACTTGATCCATACACCCAAAAATGACCCTGACCTGTTTGAAATGGAAGCCATCCCATTGGATCAGGCAATCAACCCCAGACGGAACGTGTTCCCGCTGTTTCCCAACTATGACTATGTGTTATTGGATTGCCCGCCTTCCTTGGGGCGCAAGTTAGTGGCGGCATTGGCAATGTCCACACACGTCGCTTGCCCGGTACAGTTATCCGGGTTTGCGGTAGATGGTGTAGAGGGCTTGTTAAATACCATCATTTCCGTGAAAAACACCTTGAACCCTTCCATTGAAATACTGGGCATCATTATCAACAACATGAACAGCCGTTCCATGACGCATCTGAAAGCATTGAAACAACTACAAGCTGAAATTCCCGACCTGATTTTCAAGCACGGCATTGCTAGTCGCGCTCCACTGGACAATGCCACCAATCTGGGTATTCCCGTCTGGAAAATACGCTCTGGTGCAGCCAGTGAGGCAGCACGGGAAGTGAAGGCTGTCCTTAATGAAATTCTGCTGAGGGCAAACTAA
- the dinD gene encoding DNA damage-inducible protein D has product MKDELDPSKHQQNFESIKHMGEDGNEFWYARELQPVLEYSKWERFQNVLNKAMTACGNSGHLVEHHFYPVDKAVGLGSGASRKIQDYCLSRYACYLVVQNADPSKPVIANGQTYFAVQTRRQELEDDDKFQELDENEKRLFLRRELREHNKQLVEAAKQAGVESNLDFAIFQNHGYQGLYGGLGAKELHKRKGLKPSQKILDHMGSTEMAANLFRATQTEDKLRRDGTQGKQEANHVHFQVGQKVRQTIKDIGGTMPEDLPTPDESIAGLEHRKKKQLDN; this is encoded by the coding sequence ATGAAAGACGAATTAGATCCCAGCAAGCACCAGCAAAACTTTGAATCCATCAAACATATGGGTGAGGACGGTAATGAATTCTGGTATGCCCGTGAATTGCAGCCTGTACTGGAATACAGCAAGTGGGAACGCTTCCAGAACGTTCTGAACAAGGCCATGACGGCTTGTGGGAACTCAGGTCATCTGGTGGAGCACCATTTCTACCCGGTTGATAAGGCGGTTGGATTAGGGTCTGGTGCATCACGCAAAATTCAGGATTATTGCCTCTCACGCTATGCCTGCTACCTGGTAGTCCAGAATGCCGACCCCTCCAAGCCTGTGATTGCCAACGGGCAAACCTATTTTGCCGTGCAGACCCGGCGGCAGGAACTGGAGGATGATGACAAGTTTCAGGAACTGGATGAAAACGAAAAGCGTCTGTTTCTTCGGCGTGAACTGCGGGAACATAACAAACAACTGGTTGAGGCCGCCAAACAGGCTGGTGTAGAAAGCAATCTGGATTTTGCCATTTTCCAGAACCATGGCTATCAGGGTTTGTACGGTGGTCTTGGAGCCAAAGAACTGCATAAGCGCAAGGGGCTGAAGCCAAGCCAGAAAATACTGGATCACATGGGTTCAACCGAGATGGCAGCTAATCTGTTCCGTGCTACCCAAACGGAAGATAAACTACGGCGGGATGGGACTCAAGGTAAGCAGGAAGCCAATCATGTCCATTTTCAAGTTGGTCAAAAGGTACGCCAGACCATCAAGGATATTGGCGGAACTATGCCAGAAGACCTACCGACCCCTGATGAGAGTATTGCCGGACTGGAGCATCGTAAGAAAAAACAGTTAGACAACTAA
- a CDS encoding replication initiation protein: MTPWYVASVSFAGICSILLFFLTIVNEVLSMPPTQLAKDVKKHVAAIRISNDIGLMARKMWNILLLNAYDALLTRQQHVINLSVLSEAMGSNSRNYVRLRESLEKLATTAVTWDVGGAASSAGQWNKNFSVSSLLAWGKVDDGVLYYGFSPILAELLYNPEIYQRINIAQQRLFKTSYGLALWENCMRYCNTGSTGMLAVEDWRKLLGATAKTYDEYRRFSQKVLMPAIREVNAVSNIELQLKIKRTDRRVTQLGFLVTRKEASPVPTPEAPGAIADSGEFRQLVQHGITDVQAKFWIQEHGYDYVREKLALLEEKLLNRSITSSVSGFLAAAIRNDFKSEKLIQKVSEDAARKKQQVEEKERKIKKLREELARNFAQQAKKDFLLGLSEQAHQQLLQEIMAEKQDDLFIREELLRLGLDSPFVGLEVIRRIPDYKRRCDKFVKNALKEQGLVD; the protein is encoded by the coding sequence ATGACACCTTGGTATGTCGCATCGGTGTCTTTTGCGGGTATTTGTTCTATACTCCTGTTTTTTCTTACCATTGTTAATGAAGTCCTAAGTATGCCACCTACCCAACTTGCCAAGGACGTTAAGAAGCACGTTGCAGCTATCCGTATTTCCAATGACATTGGCCTGATGGCAAGAAAGATGTGGAATATCCTGTTGTTGAATGCTTACGATGCTTTGCTTACCCGTCAGCAGCATGTCATCAACCTGAGCGTATTGTCCGAGGCTATGGGGTCTAACAGCCGGAATTATGTCCGTTTACGTGAGTCCCTGGAGAAGCTGGCGACGACTGCCGTTACTTGGGATGTGGGGGGGGCTGCCAGTTCCGCAGGTCAGTGGAACAAGAATTTCTCCGTCTCATCCCTGTTGGCTTGGGGAAAAGTTGATGATGGTGTGCTGTATTATGGCTTTTCCCCTATTCTCGCCGAGCTGTTGTATAACCCGGAAATCTATCAGCGCATCAATATTGCCCAGCAGCGCCTGTTTAAGACATCCTACGGGTTGGCCTTGTGGGAGAACTGTATGCGTTATTGTAATACTGGCTCCACAGGTATGCTGGCGGTTGAGGATTGGCGCAAATTATTGGGGGCTACAGCCAAAACTTATGATGAATACCGGCGTTTCTCACAGAAGGTGTTGATGCCTGCTATTCGGGAGGTTAATGCCGTATCCAATATTGAACTGCAACTGAAAATAAAACGTACTGACCGCAGGGTCACGCAATTGGGGTTTCTGGTGACACGCAAGGAAGCTTCTCCCGTCCCTACCCCGGAAGCGCCGGGGGCTATTGCGGATAGTGGGGAGTTCCGCCAGTTGGTTCAGCATGGGATCACCGATGTTCAGGCGAAGTTCTGGATTCAGGAGCATGGCTATGATTATGTGCGTGAAAAGCTGGCATTACTGGAAGAAAAGCTGCTGAACAGGAGCATCACCAGTAGTGTGTCAGGTTTTCTTGCTGCTGCTATCCGTAACGATTTTAAGAGTGAAAAGTTGATCCAGAAAGTCAGTGAGGATGCCGCACGCAAGAAACAACAGGTGGAAGAAAAAGAAAGGAAGATCAAGAAGCTGCGTGAAGAATTGGCACGTAATTTTGCACAGCAAGCGAAAAAAGATTTCTTGTTGGGGCTTTCGGAGCAGGCGCACCAGCAATTGTTGCAAGAAATTATGGCTGAAAAGCAGGATGACTTGTTCATCCGGGAAGAGCTGTTGCGTCTTGGGTTGGATAGCCCATTTGTTGGTCTTGAAGTAATCAGGCGCATCCCTGATTACAAGCGCCGTTGTGACAAGTTCGTCAAAAATGCTTTAAAAGAGCAAGGACTGGTGGATTGA
- a CDS encoding AAA family ATPase: MKIPYGESNFKKVMTQGYTYIDKTDYIAKLEAAGSYHILLRPRRFGKSLFLSVLEHYYDIGYQADFDALFSTLYIGKHPTPLKSSYPVLFMEFSGIATEQGFEQLYEDFNREIANALQKFLSRYGYPESTLAGVEREPSPQSKMKYFFRVTAGQKILLLIDEYDHFANTILSQDLKLFHSIVGKGGFVRSFYETIKTATQRGIVDRLFITGVTPLMLDSLTSGFNIGKNLSFDKGFNTVMGFTKAEVAGLLQPLTETCQLDTDKLMADVTRWYNGYRFHAKAQETVYNANMVLYFIDNFDREECAYPKRMLDDNIASDYGKLMGLFKIGNPDENYAVLDELINTGEVVAQQQRKFDFDKGFDRDDFISLLAYMGFTSLRGENLSGEVFAIPNHVMQELYFQYFKVELERRNQISIPNRALEEAVAALALHNDIQPLVAEMARALQLLSNRDAIGMDEKHIKVLLLTLLYQSSVYFIQSEPEINRKYPDILLLERSPYKVGHQHLIELKYSKKSDGEKGWEAKRQEGITQVSGYLKLTGINALMKLSAWLVLTDGERVEAVHVETHPSK; encoded by the coding sequence ATGAAAATCCCCTACGGCGAGAGTAACTTCAAAAAGGTGATGACCCAAGGTTACACCTACATCGACAAGACGGATTACATCGCCAAGCTGGAAGCGGCTGGCAGCTACCACATCCTGCTGCGCCCACGCCGCTTCGGAAAGAGCCTGTTCCTGTCAGTATTGGAACATTATTACGACATCGGCTACCAAGCGGATTTTGACGCGCTATTTTCAACACTTTATATCGGCAAACACCCCACCCCACTCAAAAGCAGCTACCCAGTGCTATTCATGGAATTTAGTGGGATTGCCACCGAACAGGGGTTCGAGCAGCTCTATGAAGATTTCAATCGGGAAATAGCCAATGCCCTGCAAAAATTTCTCAGCCGCTACGGTTACCCAGAAAGCACGTTGGCAGGTGTCGAACGGGAACCATCCCCCCAATCCAAGATGAAATATTTCTTTAGGGTCACAGCCGGACAGAAAATCCTGTTGCTGATTGACGAATACGACCACTTTGCCAACACCATTTTGTCGCAAGACCTTAAATTATTCCACAGCATCGTTGGGAAGGGCGGCTTTGTACGCAGCTTCTACGAAACCATCAAGACTGCCACCCAGCGGGGAATAGTAGACCGTCTGTTTATCACTGGAGTTACTCCCCTGATGCTTGACAGCCTGACCAGCGGCTTCAACATTGGTAAGAACCTGTCCTTTGATAAAGGCTTCAACACAGTCATGGGATTCACCAAGGCGGAGGTGGCTGGCCTGCTCCAGCCGCTGACGGAAACCTGCCAACTGGACACGGACAAATTGATGGCGGACGTGACGCGCTGGTACAACGGTTATCGCTTCCATGCGAAGGCACAGGAAACAGTCTATAACGCTAACATGGTGTTGTACTTTATTGATAATTTTGACCGTGAGGAATGCGCTTACCCCAAACGGATGCTGGATGACAACATCGCCTCGGATTACGGCAAGTTGATGGGCTTGTTTAAGATCGGAAACCCCGATGAAAACTACGCGGTATTGGACGAGCTGATCAATACTGGGGAAGTGGTTGCCCAACAACAGCGCAAATTTGACTTCGACAAAGGCTTTGACCGCGACGACTTCATCAGCCTGCTGGCTTACATGGGCTTTACCTCCTTGCGAGGGGAAAACCTCTCCGGCGAAGTGTTCGCCATCCCCAACCATGTGATGCAGGAACTGTACTTCCAATATTTCAAGGTAGAACTGGAGCGGCGCAACCAAATCAGCATCCCTAACCGGGCGCTGGAAGAGGCGGTTGCCGCACTGGCCTTGCATAACGACATCCAGCCGCTGGTGGCAGAAATGGCTCGTGCATTACAACTGCTTTCCAACCGCGATGCTATCGGCATGGATGAGAAACACATCAAGGTGCTGCTGCTCACACTGCTGTACCAGTCTTCCGTTTACTTCATCCAAAGCGAACCGGAAATAAACCGCAAGTACCCCGACATCCTGCTGCTGGAGCGTAGCCCGTATAAGGTCGGCCACCAACACCTGATCGAACTGAAATACAGCAAAAAAAGTGATGGGGAAAAGGGCTGGGAAGCCAAACGGCAAGAGGGTATCACACAGGTATCCGGCTACCTAAAACTGACAGGGATTAACGCACTAATGAAACTCAGTGCATGGCTGGTACTGACCGATGGGGAAAGGGTGGAAGCAGTGCACGTAGAAACACACCCGTCAAAATAG